The window catccccagcgcccgggccatctttgctccaatggagccttggctgcgggaggagaagagagagacagagaggaaggggggcgggggagaagcaaatgggcgcctctcctatgtgccctggccgggaatcgaacccaggtcccccgcacgccaggccgacgctctactgctgagccaaccggccagggcatattacAGCCTTAAACTAGCCTGTAGAGTAGGCAGTATTGTCTCTGAGTTACTGACTGCAGAAACAGCTCAGAGCCTGCCCTTGCTTTCCAGTGACCCAAACAAGGAAGGTATAGCTCAAAGAGGTTAAGGCCTTTTCTTAAGATCatccatcaagaaaaaaaaaaaaaaagatcatccaTCAAACAGTGGTGGGCTGTTGTAAAACAGCAGGAAGGTTCTAGTGTTAATTGAGAACGGGGAGTGGACTCAGTTCTGGGCAAAGCGCCTTCCTTGTGCTATCTCAGTTATTCTCCCAAAGACACCTGCAAGGTTGGgattattatgtccattttacaggtggggaaatTAAGGTCCAAAGAGAATGAAATGACCCTTTTGGGAGCAAGGCCAGTGTAGTAGTAAAAGGAGAAGTTGGAGGAGACAGCCCTGGGTATGAACCCCATTTCTGACTAAGGCAAGGTGGTTATTTCTCCCTGTCCTCAGTCCTCACTATTTCCTGCCTTCAGAGGTTTTGTGAAGACCATTTTACTGTTGTTGTCTTTTGACTATCTTTCCTAGTAAgtatgaaagaatttttttttttgtatatttctttttacttcttgatatgaatgttttaaaatgagcTTGTCTTCTAGCAGTTTTTCTATTGGgtagtttatcatttttttttcttattgatttgttttttgtgggttgttttttttaattgagagacagggatgcagagagacagactctcgcatgcatcGTCACCGGGATCCGCCCTaccagctgatgctctgcccatctggggcctctgctctgttGTTCTGCAACCAAGCTACTCCAGTGCCTTaggcgagaccatggagccatcatcatcACTCAGGActaacttgctcgaaccatttgagccatggctgcaggagaggaaaagagacagagagagagaaggaggaggggaagggatgaagagcagatggtcatttctcctgtgtgcactgaatgggaatcgaacctgggacttcacatgttgggccaatgctttacagctgagccaaccagccagtgccaacTTACTAATTTGTTGATGCCCTTTATATATAAAGGATCTCAGTAACAATGATCGTCAGCAGTCACTGAGTACTTCTTAAGtgttaaattcttaaaatgtgttATTTCAATCTGTGATTAGCCCATTTTTCTGATCAAGAATCTGAgggttcctggccctggctggttacttagtggatagagtgttggcacaACATAGGGATGTCCAGGTtcgatttcctggtcagggcacatataggagcaattcgttgtttctgtctctcttctggcctcaagaaaaaaaaaaaatctaaggtaCACATTGGCAAttgaactgtttttttctttctagagatGTGACATCCGTGTTTTCTGGTCAGTAATGTTCTATCAAACATTGTGCTAAGCTGATGtattaaaataaagcagacaCATGAGCTGTAAAGCTGCTTGCTATCTCCTGTTCCTGCTAAGCTAGACCAGTAGAACACTGTCTTGGTGGAAAGAATTTTGACAGGAAAAAGGAATTGCAGAccctctcaggggtccccaaactttttacacagggggccagttcactgtccctcagaccgttggagggccaccacatacagttctcctctcactgaccaccaatgaaagaggtgccccttccggaagtgcagtggggagccagataaatggcctcagggggccacatgcggcctatgggctgtagtttggggatgcctgtgtcTACCTCAACAGAAAACTTAAGGAACTGATTTATTCAGAgaaagtttggccctggctggttggctcagtggattgagtgtcggcctggctaatggatgtcctgagtttcattcccggtcagagcataggggaggagcaaccatctgtttccctcctcctcctcctcatcccccttctcctcctcctccttgtcccccttctcctcctcctcctcctcatccgccttttcctcctcctcctcctcctcctccccccttctcctcctccttccccttcttctccttctctccctcttccttctcttcttcctcctcttcctcttcttcctccttctcctccttctttctcttttcccctctctcagccagtgggtTGACTAGTTTgaatgtcagccccaggcactgaggatagcttggtcagtccaagcattggcctcaggggctaaggatagttcagttgattcaagcaccagccccagacgggggttgccaggtagatcccagtctggacacatgcagcagtctctcttatctcccttcctctcaaaaaaaaaaaagaaaggaaaagtttAAACAAACCTGCACAAACACTTAGCATGttataagaaaaggagaaaaggataCCTTTAGTCTACTTCCAGCATAATCACAAATTCACTCATGCCCAGTAAAATAGAAGTAACGGCACAGAAAAGCATTTTTGCTCTCATAGCAGTTACAACTACAAAACACACAGCATATAATACTTTGATCTTAAAGTTGGTAATCTTGGAAGTTCCAAGATATTGGTTAGGCTGAGTAttcatctataaaaatatttttcaaaatgcttaAGAGAGTTCTAGCCCTGGATGGATGGTTCTGTTGGTTAGGACGTCAGCCCTAAGTgcagagtttgctggttcgatccccagtcagggcacatacaggaacagattgatgttcctgtctctctccttttctctaagattaataaataaatttaaaatagaagagaGAGTTCTAGAAACAGTGGGATTAATTACATCAGGACCAACAGAAGATTTAGTGATACAGGGACTGCAAATGTAAGACTAGCAATTGACTTTAACATGTAGCTTTTAGGTAAAGTATATCTCTCAGTTGACTCCTACAGCCAAGACTCACTGTTACAGTAGGAGCTCCAGAAAATTCAAGACTGGCAACTGGCTTGAGTAACATCCTagataagaggccctggccagttgctcagtgaatagagcatcaacctggtgtatggacgtcctgggttcaattcccagtcagggcacacaggagaagtgactgtttgCTTCTCCCCCTTTTGGTTTccgctttctctccctcccctactacagccagtggcttattGGAATgtggcttcaggtgctaaaaatagctcagtactcaagcattggctccagatggggttgtcaGGTATATCctagttggggcatatgtgggagtctgcctcactatctccccttctctcacctaaaaaaggaaaggaagaaagaaaagtatattgAAGAACAGCCactgaagagaaagggagagagagacagacagacagaatgagctgttcctgtatgtgccctgaccggggatcaaacgtGCAACATCTTCACTTCAGGACAactctccaaccaactgagcttttcagccagggcttaacctatttcttgatattcttttttattataacacaCTCAGTGAAGTCCACAAATCTAGCTCAGTGAGGATTGCCTGACAGGTATCCTTGCCTTTCAAGACAGTTTAGCAAAATCAAAGCCTTTTGGGCTGATGATGTCTGCAGAACTGCCTTCACTGGGTGGGGCACATGATTTCAGAAGCTTCAGGGGCACAGGTTTGTCTTAAGGATCCTCCTTAGGCAGGAGCTGAGGTCATGGACTTAAATAGCAGTTAGACTTGTCTGTCCTGTTCAgattgttttctttcattattatttttttttctcatttatttatttttttgtatttttctgaagttggaaatggggaggcagtcagacagactcccgcatgcgcccgaccgggacccacccggcacgcccaccagggggcaatgctctgctcatctggggcatcgctctattgcaaccagagccattctagtgcttgaggcagaggccacagagccatccacagtgcctgggccaactttgctccagtggaaccttggctgcgggaggggaagagagagacagagaggaaaaagagggggaggggtggagaagcagatgggcacttctctgtgtgccctggccaggaatcaaacccgggactcctgcatgctaggccgacgctctaccactgagccaatcggccaaggcctcattattattttttatcagagTCTTAGAGTTGAACTTGAGTGAGTCAGCTGTGTGTacagtgtgttttttttaaaattagaggtGGGGAAACAGACTACTGTATGCGCCCCAGCCAGGACCCACCAAGcaccccctgtctggggctgatgctcaaattaacgGAGCTATATCTAGCACCTAAGGCCACCTCTCAGAccaatgagccatcctcagagcctggggccaatgcttgaaccaattgaaccactggttATGAAAGGGGaatagaaaggggggagagaagcaggtggtcacttctgtgGTGATGGGAAtaaaacctgggatgtccatatgttaGGCTGACGtgctatccactgaaccagccagccagggcctacagtgtggttttatttggcagatgctcagtaaatatttgtggagtgGGCCCAggagtagagcgttggcccaggagtagagcgtcggcccagcgtgtggaagtcccgggttcgattctggccaagGCACACCGGAGatgcccccatctgcttctccacccttcctcctctcctttctctctctcttgtcccctcccacagccaaggctccattggagctaactcggctcgggcgctgaggatggctccatggcctcttcctcagacactagaatggctccagttgcaacagagcaatgccccagatgggcaaagcatcgccccctggagggtaTGCCAGTtgggtcctggttgggcgcatgcgagagtctacctctctgcctccctgcttcttacttcagaaaaaaaataataaattgtggaGTGAATGAGAGAGACAATCAGGAGACATGGTATAGGCAGGTCTAGTGAAGGCAGGTTTCACCTTTGGAGAGCTGGCTATTTGAGGATGTGTTGGTTAGTTATGGCTGTATGACAAGCAACCCCAAACAACAGCCATTTTATGTTTCTTAGGTTCTGCTTGGTTGACTGAGCTCAGCAGGACAGTTCTCCTGTTTGTCTTGCTCTCGTGCAGTGGCAACCAGGGCCAGAATGTTTAATGCATCTTCACTTGTGTGTGTGGCTCCTTGGCATGGACACTGAGAGGTCTGGGCCTCTATTTCACTGTGGCCTCTGAAGCCCAAGGCTTGTAAAGGCACAGTGTGGAGGTGACACAGCTGGAACTGGCCCCACAGAACTTCTAGTGTAGACCCAGACCCCAGAGGAGGGGATCCTGCAGGGATGCAGCTCTGTCATGGTGGCCCTCTTTGGGCTAAGCTGACACTGAGGTTTCTCCCATGTTTCCTAGACCCTAGAAGACCTGCAGGAGTCCGTGGCCTGCTATCGTCCCCAGGAGGTGTCAGCACAACTTGCCCGCTTTTGCGAGCAATGCAAACAGCAGAAGGCATCCCGCTTTCTGGCAGCTCAAAAAGGTGCCTACCCCATCCTCCTTGCCACCTGGAAACTGGCTGCAGAAGGCGACCAGGGACTTCTGCTCCAGGCCCTCAATGCCCTGTCAGCCCTGATTGATGGCCAGCCTGACCTCCTGGATACCCAGGGCCTGAAGCTGCTGATGGCCTGTCTTGCCGGGAATGCTGACACAGCTGATCTGATTTGCTCTGGGATCCGCTGCATACGCCATGCCTGCCTGAAACATGAGCAGAATCGGCAGAGTCTGGTGAAGGCTGGTGTGCTGCCCCTGTTGACTGGTGCCATTGCCCGGCACAGCCACTGTGCTAGTGTGGTCAGGGAGGCCTGCTGGGCTCTCCGCGTTATGACTTTTGACGACGACATTCGTGTGCCCTTTGGCCATGCCCATGACCATGCTAGGATGATTGTGCAGGAGAATGGAGGCTTGAAGGTGCTCATAGAGACTGCCAAAGGTAGGAACAGATGTGGCAAGAGTTTGAGTCGGGGTTTAGGAATGCTTCAGGCATGGTGGGCTCCAGGCCTCTCTTGTCTTCAGACCACCCACGTGGCATCCCTCGTGGAATAGTATTCTTACTCCTAGTTGCTTCAGGAGAGCCAGCtcattggccagggcctagttctgTGGACATGTCTAAAGCCATTTCGGGAGGGGGCATGGCTCTAACCAACCATTGGAGAATGGGGAAGAGAGCTCTCCAAAGGGAAAAACAAGGGTGTTTTCCAAAGATGGGGGAGGAGTTGCTGGCATTCCCCGTGGCTGTTCCCAGATAGCAGTTTATACTTTGGTTCTCACTTCCTTTTGGCCACAAATTCTTGTGCACATGTGTATTCTTGACTCTAGAGTACCCATAATGAGCCAACCATGGGAGGTCACAACCAGCATTCAGACCCCAAAGCATCAGTCCAATGCACCCACCAAAAAAAGGCCTGATGGATCCAGTGCACTGAAGGTGGTAGAATAATGGATTCTTTTCTGGCCTGCttgtggctctggtcatggccaGGCCTGTGTGCAGGACTCTGGCCCTGTCTGCCAGAAAGGTGAGCCTGCCTCGATCTCCCCTTCACATCCCTGGAGAGAGGGTGGTAACAGGTCCTGATCATCTTGGGTGTCAGGCTACTTTTCTGAAGAGTCACTTgcatcttttttgtttatttacaggAGCTCTTTTCATTTAGGATTCTACCAGAGAGACAACTAATAGAATACGTGAATATATAGGGTTATTGCAAGGAGTTTGCTCACGTGATTATGGGGCTTTCGAGTCTGAAATCTGTGAGTCAGAAACTGTTACCACAGTTCACGGGGGTGCTTTTTCCTTCTCAGGAAGACCTCAGTTTTTCTCATAAGGCTTTTGGttgattagatgaggcccactCAGATTATCCAGGGCCCTCTGATTAAAGTCAGATTGATGACACCATGTCTAGAGAACACTCCATGGCACACCCAAAATAGCACTCATGGAGTCAGTGTGGCACACGAACTATTACACTAACTTCACATAAATTATAACTTCACCCCTTCCCTAGAAAAAGACTCACTGCAGACTGTCCTCCCTGTTGATCTTCATTTCTGTATTCAATTCTGCTCTGTCAACTCGATCCATATGTCTCTATGGTTTCTGGGTTTCCTGTAGCACTTAGAAAGGTCATTCCCACCCCAAGATCATAAAAATAGCCACAGACATTTAATTATAGTACtattatggttttctttttttaggtgataaCATCAGTTGGTCTAGAATTTATCTGGGGCACAGAGAGGCGGTCCGGAAAGCTGGGTATCCAGTGTCTTCCCCAACAGCCAGTAGGGGGCACTGCAGGTCCAGATAGTTTCTTGTGATCACTGAGGCCCTTGTATAGGCATCCACCTTGCCAGGCAGAGAGTGGATCAGGATTTGAACCAGGACTGCTGGTTTGGAGCTGTGGCTGTCCTCTGCCCCCACTTAACCCCCACagttcttctccttccctctctgcagCATTCCTTGACAACCCCAGCGTCCTGAGTGAGCTCTGCAGCACTTTGTCCCGTCTGGCTGTTCGGAACGAGTTCTGCCAGGAGGTCGTAGACCTTGGAGGCCTCAGCATCCTGGTAACCCTGTTAGCCAACTGCTGTGACCACCAGGTAGGCATCCAGAGCCGTCTTAGGGTGTGAAATCCCCTTCCCTGAGTTtcaagttgacttttttttccatGGCTGGGGAAGGCTCTGGCCTCCCAGGGAACTCTGCCCCTTTGGGCCCTGAAAGCCACACAGCCTGAGTCAGGACACACCTGGGATCTGCTGATCCCAGAACCAaaatgttgtttctatttctcattGACCCATAGGTAGGAACTAAATTTGGGGCAGACAAACCCACCCTCCCTCTCATACTGTTCTTTGGCACCTTTCTATTTTCTACCAGGATGGAGGAACAGGAGTGAATATCACTGGGGCTGACCCAGGACTCCTCAGCTGTGTGATGCTTGAGTGAGGCCCACCACTTGCTGCCTGGGCTTCCCCATCTGTTTAACAGGGCAGGGACCCCTACCCATCATTCCTTCATGTAGTGGTCACCTATCAACCCCCTCTCCACATTCTCAGCCTAGGGCTGGGGATCCTGGCCGCTATGCAGCAATGCTCTTGCTGTCCCTGACCTCAGCCAGTGACAGCAGCCAGTCAGGTCTGTCAGTGCCCCGCCCTGGGTCTGCAGCCAAGTCCAGGGCTACCTCGGTGGTCTGATTGCTGACCTGAGCCAATACCCCCTCTGTGCGTGTGTGGCAGGAGGTGGGGACACGGTCATGAGAACCACAGGGTCCACCTCCCCTGCCTTCCCTATATAGTAAATAGCAATCTTGCTGTTATATGCCAGCTGTGTGCCCCAGGGCAGCCCCAAATGTTTTTCAAACTGCTGAACAGCCCTAGACCTTCCCTCAAGACCCCCTTCCACAATTCAGCAACCAGGAGGTTAGTACCTGGTGCAGTGGGAGGGGGACTGGCTGCACCACAAGGTGACCCCCTTGTGCCCTCCACATAGGACCTTGTGAAACAGGTGCTGAGTGCCTTGCGGGCCATTGCAGGCAACGATGATGTGAAGGATGCCATTGTCCGTGCAGGTGGGACAGAGTCCATTGTGGCTGCCATGACCCAACACCTGGCCAGTCCCCAGGTACTCATGGGGGCACACCAGGTGGAGCAGTGGGTCTGGAATCCCAACTCAGTAACTATTTCGTGTGATGCTTTTTCTACTTCCTCAagtgggagtgagggagaaggagggtgGGCAAGGGGTGGGACCAGGCAAAGAGAGGGCAGGGGGCGATGACTGGTGAGTGACAGTCAGGgtgagcagagggagggagggaggtagaagagctTGGTTGATACTTTtgtcaccctgatactcttctgGTTATTGCTGGTCTGATACACACCTGGACAGACCACTGTTAGTTAGTCCAGGTGAGGTCTTGGGGGAAGTTGGTAATGGTGGGGGTCTGTAGGCCTGGTCTTAGTTATCCCTGTGACCCACCCTCCAGGTGTGTGAGCAGAGCTGTGCAGCCCTGAGCATCCTGGCCCTGCGCAAGCCAGAGAACAGTCGGGTTATTGTGGAGGGTGGCGGGGCTTTGGCCGCACTGGAAGCGATGAAGGCACACCCACAGGATGCTGGCGTGCAGGTGGGCACTGGGAAGTAGGAGAGGCAGGGGACTGGTGTGCAGGGTGAGGACCAGACGGAGGcactccctgtccctgtccccatccCCGTCATGGCCCAAGCTTTGTGGGTTCTTATTCTTTCCCAGCTCCTGTAGCCCTGCAGCTACATGCCATCC is drawn from Saccopteryx leptura isolate mSacLep1 chromosome 1, mSacLep1_pri_phased_curated, whole genome shotgun sequence and contains these coding sequences:
- the ARMC6 gene encoding armadillo repeat-containing protein 6 isoform X1, which encodes MKMTSKRITQETFDAAVRENIEEFEMGPEEAVKEAVEQFESQGVELSNIIKMAPKVSADGPQEPTHDILQTLEDLQESVACYRPQEVSAQLARFCEQCKQQKASRFLAAQKGAYPILLATWKLAAEGDQGLLLQALNALSALIDGQPDLLDTQGLKLLMACLAGNADTADLICSGIRCIRHACLKHEQNRQSLVKAGVLPLLTGAIARHSHCASVVREACWALRVMTFDDDIRVPFGHAHDHARMIVQENGGLKVLIETAKAFLDNPSVLSELCSTLSRLAVRNEFCQEVVDLGGLSILVTLLANCCDHQDLVKQVLSALRAIAGNDDVKDAIVRAGGTESIVAAMTQHLASPQVCEQSCAALSILALRKPENSRVIVEGGGALAALEAMKAHPQDAGVQKQACMLIRNLVARSQAFSQPILDLGAEALIVQASVAHQDCEDVAKAALRDLGCCVELRELWTGQKGNLAP
- the ARMC6 gene encoding armadillo repeat-containing protein 6 isoform X2 gives rise to the protein MKMTSKRITQETFDAAVRENIEEFEMGPEEAVKEAVEQFESQGVELSNIIKMAPKVSADGPQEPTHDILQTLEDLQESVACYRPQEVSAQLARFCEQCKQQKASRFLAAQKGAYPILLATWKLAAEGDQGLLLQALNALSALIDGQPDLLDTQGLKLLMACLAGNADTADLICSGIRCIRHACLKHEQNRQSLVKAGVLPLLTGAIARHSHCASVVREACWALRVMTFDDDIRVPFGHAHDHARMIVQENGGLKVLIETAKAFLDNPSVLSELCSTLSRLAVRNEFCQEVVDLGGLSILVTLLANCCDHQKQACMLIRNLVARSQAFSQPILDLGAEALIVQASVAHQDCEDVAKAALRDLGCCVELRELWTGQKGNLAP